The genomic interval AGACTGAATGagcctgaggcttcccaggtggttcagtggctaagagtccaGCTTCCAGTGTAGAGGgccagggttccatcccaggtcagggaactagatctcacatgccacaactgaaataTCCCGCATGCCAgaattaagacccagcacaaccaaataaatattttttaacaagaaaaaagaCTGAAGGAGCCTATCTAAGGTTGACTATAAATAGAGACCAGACCAGGGCCTGAGGCAGGAACTGTTGGTGAGGTGGGGAGTAAAGCAGGAATGTGTGGGGGTtgggaggaagaaagaattaaCCCTGTCAGACCATTAGGATTAGAACAAACTCTGGAGCTGGGAGGTGAGCTCTTACATTGGCAGAGGGAGCCATTCCTCCAGCTCCCTGGCTTAGCACAGCGTCTGCACCCACTGTCCCACACATCACACTTGTATCGCTGCaggtgcttttatttattttccaaaacaaactttttattgaagcatagttgatttaccatgttacATTAGTTCAGGTGTGCAGCAAAATAATGCAGATATACAGataaatactatttttcagatttgtttCCAATGTACAGCTATAGATATCTACAGATATGGAATATAGTTTTCtgagctatacaataggtccttgttgtttctctgttttatatatagtagtaccTGCcatatgtgcttttatttattttttaaatttatttgtttggctgtgtcaggtcttagctgtggcatgctggATCCTCATTGCTTCATGCGTGATCTTTCATCATGGCACGCAGACTCTCTAACTGTGgctcaagggcttagttgctctgtggcatgtgggatcttagctccccaacaagggatggaacccatgtcccctgtattgcaagacagattgttaaccactggaccaccaaggaagtccttgtatgtgcttttatttttaaattttatttatttatgactgtggtgggtcttagttgcggaaCGCAGGCTTCTGTCTAGCTGAAAAGCGCAAGCTCAGTTggtctgaggcatgtgggatcctagttctccgGCCAgcggttgaacccatgtcccctgcattggaaggcagactttcaaccatgggaccaccagggaagtccccttgtaTGTGCTTTGAAATGAACTGttggatcaccagcccaggctggatgcatgagacaagtgctcgggcctggtgcactgggaagacccagaggaatcaggtggagagggaggtgggaggggggatcaggacggggaatacttgtaaatccatggctgattcatgtcaatgtatgacaaaaaccactacaatattgtaaagtaattagcctccaactaataaaaataaatgaaaaaaaataaaaataaaaaaaatgaactgtTGCCATTCCAGCCTCTAACAATAATAAAGTACtaacaataaataattattattattattattattagcctcTAACAATAATAAATCATAAAGTGGCATACCTTGCATGCCAGGCACTTTACTAAGCACTTTATGTGTATTATCTCACTTAACTGTCACAATAAACCCAAGAGATAGGGACTATTATTGTCCATAATTTACagtcagggaaactgaggcccagagagatgaagtgacttgcccaaagctgCACAGGAAGTACGACTGGTCATCTGGCCCTGGAATCTGTCCTCATCCTGCCACTTCCACACCTGGGCTCTGTCACTCAGCATGAAGGTTCTGAGTtatttccaccccaccccccaactccccaggagatctttctggcTGAGGCCTTTCATCCTTTAGGGAGGGAGTGGTGAACAGTCCACATTCTACCAGACCAGTCCAGTCGGATGGGCATGTACCTTGTTTTTTCAGTTTGTGCCCACTTTGGATAACACTGCAGTGAACACTCTTCTGGAGCCTCTTTCTGCAGGTCTGAGGTTCCCTGGGGTATCCGTTGGTCGTGAGATCGGTGATACTTTCAGTTTTCACAGCTGTGGTCCAATCGATCACTGCGTACAGGGTTTGTCCAAATAACCCAAGGCCATGTAATGGGGTGGAAACTCGAGGCCTCACCAAAGGCGATTGTTGTGACAAAATTTTCaactttgtcttttcttctgGGGCATGAATACACATTCcttacagggaggcctggccagcggcagtccttggggtcgcaaggaATCGGACACGATTGTTCAGGCGACTGAACAATTCTTATGATGAAAGGGGGCTTTCCAGTGGTTGacgaacccgcctgccaagcaagagacataggttccagcctgggtggggaagaccccttggacgaggaaatggcaatccactccagtattcttgcgtgggaaatcccatggacagaggagcctggcgggttacagtccatggggtcgaaaagacaCGAGTGacagactaaacagcaacaacaaatgggTGAAATAGGGTCTTGGGGATGGAACGTATTAAGGGGATGTgtgttgtggggggtgggggcgggcgcgGGCGGTGTTCGGCCTATCTCCCACGGCATCGTCTCCAGCCCTCAGCCCCCGCGACCTGGCGCCGGAAACCCCCAGGCGgcccgggcgggggcgggggtcggCCTAGCAGCTTCCCGCGGAAGGAAGCGCCAGGCGGTTCCTGCGACAGGATGCGCGGTGATGCCCCCTCCCCAGTCTCCGGGGACTTCCCGGGCCGGGCCAGGTTCTCGAGGGAGCTGCTCCCACGCGGACGCACTGAGCTACCACCAGTAGTGTGGGGCTCCAGTCCCCCCGCTACATCCCTTTGGGGAGTTGTGGGTCGATCCCCCAAGTGGGCGGCAACTGAAGTCTCACATTTCCCGGGAGGGAAGGCTGCGGAGGAGGCGAGATTCCCtcggggtgagaggtgggaggtggggttaGGAGCGAGGAGGCTGAGGGACACCCGGAGACCGGAGTGCGGCGGGTGAACGAGCCTGGAGGGGAGCCAGGGGCGGGCGTTCTGGGGCGGGGCCGCCCCTCCACcgcgccctcctcctcctcccctccggCCTCGGGGTCAGGTCCCCCGGGTCTCGGGGAAGCCCGCGGTGGCGGAGCGGGCCGTCTGGAGGCGGGGCGGGAGCTTTCCCAGAGCCTCCCGCCGTCCTCACTCCCCGCACCTGCGGCTCCTTTGTCCTcccacagcccccacccccaccccctggggcGACGCCGACTGTCACTCTCCGGAACCGGCGTTGGGGAAATTGTCAGGGTTTTCTCTCGGGGTGGCGAgcctggggacagggtggggcCAAAGCCAACGAGTGCTCCCACGGGTATTTCTAAACCCACAGCCTCGAAGGGAAGTTGCTGGCGCCCATTTcgcatatgaggaaactgaggctggaagcTCAGGCCCTTGCCTGAACCACAGTTACACTGCCTGAGACTGGAACTGGGCGTAAAAGGGCGCTCCAAATCTCACCTGTCCAGCCCCACCCCAATCCTGGGAATCTTGCCGATTCAGTTAATCAAGTGGGGGGAGGGTAGCTATCCTTCTATTCTCCAAAGGAGGGCCGATACCCAAGTTGGCTAGGGGCACTGTACCCAGCAGTATCCCCCAAACATCTGAACTCGGAAAGCCACCCAGAGTTGTAGGGAGAGGGTGTGTGTCCAAGATCCCGCCAAACATGCGACGTTTAAGTAAAGGTCGGAGCGCCAGCCGCCCGGCAACCGAGTGCTCTGGCAAAGAAAAGGGGTCGGCCCCTTCCCGCCCACTCTGCCCACGTGGTAGCGGTCAGACCGGTTTCTGGGGCCCCAGAAAGCCGCCGCCAGCTCTTGACCCCTtaaccctgcccctcccccaccagggaaGAAAACCAGACGGGCTGCGCAGACGTTGTATACAATTGGTCTTTATTTTCCTATCTGGCAAAAAGGCCAGATGGAGTTACCAGAATCCACCAGTAAAGGTAAACAGAACCCCAAAACGCTCTGGCGAGAATCTCCCGCTTCCCCCAAACTGGCCCAGTCTCACCAACCACTGATCTCAGCTCAGCCCTACAGCACTCTGAGCGCCCCTCCCCCCATTTTTGTTGTGGGTCATTTTTGTGATTCAGACCAGGAACGTCCGGGTTGATTGTGCCTGGGGGTCTGAGGGTCAAGCTCGAGACGGTGAATAACATCCCCACCTCTAACGCACCAGAtgagaaaaaactttaaaatgaaattagatcagcCCTCTACCTCCGGAGGTGTAGAGGCTTCGGGCAATAACCCGCAGCAAGGGAAGGCGCAGTGACTCAGGCCGCCCTCCTCCCATTCCCCAGGGCGATCCACACCCCAGGTCCTCCTCCCGGCCCCCACCCACGCAAGGCAGCAGGAAGCTCCCCACGTCTGCCCCATGACGCAACGATGACCGCTTGCACAAGTATGTCacaggagggggaaggggagtgCCTGGAATTCTCTGAAGTTGGAAACGCAAACACCAATGATTGAAAAACCTTACTGAAAGGGCAGCATAGCCCCCAGTTAAAAAGGTCCGACCCTGAAGAGTTTCAAGAACCAAGCCTCCCTTCTCCCAGTTCCAGAAGGAGTCGGTGAGGTTCACCTCCCAGTCCGTTAAAACAGCACCGATGGGAGCAGCAGGTCTGGGGGGAAGGCGCCCGCGCCCCCGGCTCAAGCTCCTTGGCGTCGCTGCTGCACACAGGTAGCGATGGTTCCCCGGGGGCAGAGTCCCTCTCGGGGCCTCTGGGCAGCCCGGGCGACGGCTCCTCTCCACGGCTTCTGCGAGCGCTCCCTAGGGGGTGGGCCTCGCCTCGGGTCTGCGTACTCTGGCCGACGGTTCGGCCCGCGCTCTGGGCTCCGGTAGCGCCGCTCAGGAACCCTCAGAAGGCCACCACGGCCCGCACCAGCACGTTGAGCATGTTGTCCGCCGGGCGGCAAGCCGGCTTCGCCTCGCACGCCGGGGACGCCGTCGGAGAGCTGGCAGCGGGACTGCAGTTCAGGAGGCCGGAGAAGCGCCTCTGCAGGACGCGCGCCAGGTTGGGGAAGGCGCCCTCCGCTTGCGCTGGAGGGGGCTGCAGGCGATCAAGGACCTCTGAAGaggccccttcctcctcctcctcttcttctaagCGGGCTTTCTTGCTCGGAACCAGAGCGGCGTCCGCACCATCGCTAAGGCTGCTGCTCCGCCGCTTTCGGCTGATTTTGGCGGGGCGCTGGACACAGCGGGCGGGGGCCTCCTCGGCTCTCGATGCCTCCTGCGTGTCCATGGGTTCCGGAGAGGGCTGCTCACCGTCCCCGGGAGCTGCCTTGGCTGCGGCTTCCGCTTCCCGAGGAGGGTGCAGGCGAGGGTCAGGGGAGCGGACGGGCGGCAAAGGCACCTCGGGTTCCTGGGCTCCCACCTTGGCCGAGAGGTAGAGCTCCCGGGCGCTGCGCATGACCAGCGACAGCTGCAGGCTCCGGTGCAGCCGCAGGCCACCGCGCTGCATGCGCGAATGGTACATCTTCCACACCGACAGGGTCATGATCCGTTGCGCCTCTTTCTGCACTTCCATAGCTGCTCGACGGCGACGGCGAGGGCGGCAGGGACTCCCGGCTGGGCACGGCAGGTGGCAGGTGCACTTCGGACAACGCGCTCGTCCACGCCACTCTCAGCAGAACAAGCCACGCGGAGACACTACCAGGACGCTCTGCCCCGGCGCCCGCCACCCGGGCCCTTTTGTACCCGGAGTGAAGTCACCGAGACGCCCCGCCCAATCAGAGAGCCGCATCCGGGCTTTCCGCGACGCCTCGGCGAGAGACTCCTTAAAGCGACAGGGTGGAATTTactgagagaagaaaagggaCCCGAACTCCTGTGAGAAGCGTCCCCCAATCCAAGCTGAACTCTCAGGGTGGTCTGCTTTCTCAGGGCCGCTCACTGAACCCGCGCGCAGGCCCGGGGGAGGGGGGCCGTGGGTGGGGCTCAGGGCCCCCCACCGGTTGTGTCTGGAGACCCCAGCGGGTCATAGGCTGCACGTTTCCCTTCGGACCGAGAAAACTCGGGTTCCAAACGGTAGATCCCCGGTGGGAACTGTGTCTACCATCTACCAGGAGCCTAATTaatgtttgtgggttttttaaatcaataatgGTGCTGACAATTACTAAGCACTTGCTAAGTGCCAGGCGCTAAAGGCTTTCCTATCATAAACATCTCATTGATCTCTCACTTCCACTCCATGGAGGGCtagttgtattttatttctttaggcgGGGACACCGAGGCACAGCGATTCGTCCAATATTTGCTAAAGGAATACTTGAGCCACTGCGGTGAAAGGGGACCAGCGGAACCTCCAGCACGCCTGTCTTGCCAGAGTCCGCCCACCCTCCTCACTCCCCTTGTTTGGAGGCGGTAAGAAGGCGGGACACACTGGCTGGCTCTAGGGCAAAGTTGCCCACTCCACGGGAGATGGATGTCTGCAGACAGGAGCGCAGCCCAAGCTACTGTCTCTGTGCTCCGCATAGAACATCCCTCTCACTCTCCCTCCGCACGAAATCCACCGTGGGCGTCCATGCCCTAAGGCGGAGGACCCAGCAGCAACACAGCCAGAGTGAGCACGTGGCTGTGGCCCCCCAAACGACGCAGCCGAGCTCCGCCTCTGCTCCAGGGGAGGCGGAGTTGGATTAGGACTTGGAAACTGAGCAACGCAGAGATAGAGCAGATGGATAGAAAACAGCGGCCCCACCTTCTGCTACGCACTAAGGTTTCAAGAAATATTTCCAATTCCTCAAAAACCGCGAAATTGTTCGAACAGCTCCCTTCATTCGTGGTGTGCGCCCTTTAAGGGCAAgctcccccgccccctccacaCCGGTGCGCGAACCTTCCCGCCACTCTGTCAGCCATACTTCCACAACTAAATTTGGAAGTAGTGACGTACGGCAAGAGCGAGCCGCTTCCGGATGCCCTTATAAGGACAAGGGCCGGGATCGCGGTACTTGACCGTAGCCGGCCTCTTCCGGATGAGCGGGGGTGGTGCCTTAGCCTCCCCGCACGCCCCTCCGCTCTCCCTCTA from Dama dama isolate Ldn47 chromosome 9, ASM3311817v1, whole genome shotgun sequence carries:
- the IER2 gene encoding immediate early response gene 2 protein, which encodes MEVQKEAQRIMTLSVWKMYHSRMQRGGLRLHRSLQLSLVMRSARELYLSAKVGAQEPEVPLPPVRSPDPRLHPPREAEAAAKAAPGDGEQPSPEPMDTQEASRAEEAPARCVQRPAKISRKRRSSSLSDGADAALVPSKKARLEEEEEEEGASSEVLDRLQPPPAQAEGAFPNLARVLQRRFSGLLNCSPAASSPTASPACEAKPACRPADNMLNVLVRAVVAF